From the Saccharomycodes ludwigii strain NBRC 1722 chromosome I, whole genome shotgun sequence genome, one window contains:
- a CDS encoding ketopantoate reductase family protein (similar to Saccharomyces cerevisiae YDL144C | protein of unknown function) → MTYKKPLCLVIGAGGVGVLTAYSLFKADKSRVALVVRSDYEKCLSTGYNIQSCDYGEIKNWKPDLIYRSVEDAAKSGEFFDYIIVTTKNIPDGPSPVYATIKPVIKSNIKNWPSLNSSCSIVLIQNGIDIEHEVIDLLHREGSAKNKFNLLSGVQMIGSIKVGQCEIKHQSKDSVLIGPFDPNDQEAVKKSHEFVKMYDTPENFVTFDHNVRFSRWKKLMYNATINTMTAIVHLDYSRCLEFGKNTTEAGIIRPAMNEIMAIAKSEGYEIDPETATILIEADRDLVYKPSMLVDVEKTQLMELEVIIGNPLKVAKKNNVATPSLKMLYYLLVIIQGRIKEKQGTLIFDENTARVVQ, encoded by the coding sequence ATGACATATAAAAAACCTTTGTGTTTAGTAATTGGTGCTGGTGGAGTTGGTGTTTTAACAGCCTATTCCTTGTTTAAAGCAGATAAATCTAGAGTCGCTCTTGTAGTCAGATCGGACTACGAAAAATGTTTATCTACTGGTTACAACATTCAATCTTGCGATTATggtgaaattaaaaattggaaGCCTGATTTAATATACAGATCGGTTGAAGATGCCGCTAAATCTGGTGAATTTTTCgattatattattgttaccaCTAAAAATATTCCTGATGGTCCATCTCCAGTTTATGCTACAATTAAGCCAGTAATAAAGtctaatattaaaaattggcCGTCCTTAAATTCTTCATGCAGTATAGTTTTGATTCAAAATGGAATTGATATTGAGCATGAAGTTATTGACCTGCTGCATAGAGAAGGGTCtgcaaaaaacaaattcaaCTTATTATCAGGTGTTCAAATGATCGGGTCTATTAAAGTAGGACAATGCGAAATCAAGCATCAAAGTAAAGATTCTGTTTTAATCGGACCATTTGACCCCAATGATCAAGAAGCTGTTAAAAAGAGTCATGAATTTGTAAAGATGTATGATACACCTGAAAATTTCGTCACATTTGATCATAATGTTAGATTTTCTAGatggaaaaaattgatgtACAACGCTACAATAAACACCATGACAGCTATTGTTCATCTGGATTATTCAAGGTGTCTGGAATTCGGTAAGAACACCACTGAGGCTGGTATTATTAGACCGGCTATGAATGAAATTATGGCTATTGCCAAATCAGAGGGCTACGAAATTGATCCAGAAACTGCAACTATTTTAATTGAAGCTGATAGAGATTTGGTTTATAAACCATCTATGTTGGTTGATGTAGAAAAAACGCAATTAATGGAGTTAGaagttattattggtaacCCATTAAAGGTGgccaagaaaaataatgttgCTACTCCATCTTTGAAGATGctgtattatttattagtCATTATCCAAGGaagaataaaagaaaaacaaggTACCTTAATTTTTGACGAAAATACAGCCAGAGTTGTGCAATAA
- the ATG38 gene encoding Atg38p (similar to Saccharomyces cerevisiae YLR211C | ATG38 | AuTophaGy related), with translation MTGLEQAYTFIDEAEAFVLKKDFQSAIEKYESAKKDISNFLLTQKSSKTNYKIQNTYDETIVDNDLESAIEILNDQVTQRINRLTKYNQVNCIKVSNNNTILKNSQKDISGKIVILNDSILETMVNDLEFNLLAHFKNSDGLIKNEVNQFKLKLVTYENKINTEKNKQFKELIEANKNLREQVEKLNNRWENLVASARQKRRSSTVQ, from the coding sequence atgaCCGGTTTAGAACAAGCTTATACTTTTATAGATGAGGCAGAagcttttgttttaaagaaaGATTTTCAAAGTGCCATAGAGAAATATGAATCCgctaaaaaagatatatcaaattttttattaacacAGAAATCAAGTAAGACCAACTATAAGATTCAAAATACATATGACGAAACTATTGTTGATAATGACCTAGAAAGTGCCATAGAGATTTTAAATGATCAAGTAACTCAAAGAATCAATAGATTAACTAAATACAATCAAGTAAATTGTATTAAAgtttccaataataataccattttaaaaaactcCCAAAAAGATATATCCGGGAAAATCGtaatattaaatgattCTATTTTAGAAACCATGGTTAATGATTTGGAGTTTAACTTACTTGCTCACTTTAAAAACTCAGAtggtttaataaaaaacgAAGTTAACCAATTCAAACTAAAACTAGTCACatatgaaaacaaaatcaatacagaaaaaaataaacaatttaaagaattaaTCGAAGCCAATAAAAATCTAAGAGAACaagttgaaaaattgaataatagATGGGAAAATCTAGTGGCTAGTGCAAGACAGAAGAGAAGATCATCTACTGTACAATGA
- the CRR1 gene encoding putative glycosylase (similar to Saccharomyces cerevisiae YLR213C | CRR1 | CRH-Related), translating to MKNYLLFLFQFTTFYRKLVISGPYMPTHQINCGRESSKCPTEWPCCSQYGFCGSGPVCIVGCNPKFSFEQESCLYLPAMLPASMKSTMKKNKNKIWRWTMNNTIDPLSATDNDIYASYILSKDKILEWTKYLITDNEKAAENQWNNIDFTYSGKIQLSPETSELYLSMPKKSAGSLVNTAKNMLYGRVSVRLKTARSRGVITTIVLFSSVQDEIDFEFLGGDLMNVQTNYYYQGNLDHTKMRKFPVSSNTYDNYHTYEIDWNEERIHWIVDNQILRTLYKRETFDPATNTYKYPQTPLKLHLSLWPGGNETNSPGTISWAGGLIDWENAPDIKLFGEFYFRVQEIIVEPYATKHTANLKNKLLNNKNRDTLNLVSYGFENNQQKFDESTVKWVRHNSVPRLRSSKADGRNPNKS from the coding sequence ATGAAGAATTacttgttgtttttatttcagtTCACAACTTTTTATAGAAAGTTAGTCATTTCGGGGCCTTATATGCCTACGCATCAGATAAATTGTGGCAGAGAATCTTCTAAATGTCCGACAGAGTGGCCATGTTGCTCGCAATATGGATTCTGTGGTAGTGGGCCTGTTTGTATTGTTGGTTGCAATCCTAAATTTAGTTTTGAACAGGAAAGTTGTTTATATTTGCCAGCTATGTTACCAGCAAGCATGAAATCCAccatgaaaaaaaacaaaaacaaaatttggAGGTGGACTATGAATAATACAATAGACCCCTTATCTGCTACCgataatgatatttatgccagttatattttatctaAGGATAAAATTCTGGAATGgacaaaatatttgattaCGGACAACGAAAAAGCTGCAGAAAACCAGTGgaataatattgattttaCATACAGTGGTAAAATACAACTATCGCCAGAAACATCAGAGTTATATTTATCTATGCCGAAGAAAAGTGCCGGAAGCTTGGTAAATACTGCTAAAAATATGTTATATGGAAGAGTTTCTGTTCGGTTAAAAACTGCAAGATCGAGAGGTGTTATCACTACAATAGTGCTATTTTCTTCAGTGCAAGACGAAATTGACTTTGAATTTTTGGGTGGAGATTTGATGAATGTCCAGACGAATTACTACTACCAGGGTAATCTAGATCATACTAAAATGAGGAAATTCCCCGTATCGAGTAATACTTATGATAACTACCACACTTATGAAATTGATTGGAACGAAGAAAGAATACATTGGATAGTTGATAATCAAATTTTAAGAACTTTATACAAAAGAGAAACATTTGATCCAGCCACGAATACTTACAAATACCCACAAACACCTCTGAAGCTACATTTATCACTTTGGCCTGGAGGGAATGAAACCAATTCACCCGGTACAATATCATGGGCTGGAGGATTAATTGATTGGGAAAATGCACCTGATATCAAACTTTTTGGggaattttattttaggGTACAAGAAATTATAGTGGAACCTTATGCAACAAAGCATACGGCAAATTTAAAGAATAAGTTgcttaataataaaaatagagatACATTAAATTTAGTATCATATGGgtttgaaaataatcaacaaaaatttGATGAATCCACAGTCAAATGGGTTCGACATAATTCTGTTCCCAGATTACGTAGCTCAAAAGCTGATGGTAGAAATCCCAACAAGAGTTga
- the LDB17 gene encoding Ldb17p (similar to Saccharomyces cerevisiae YDL146W | LDB17 | Low Dye Binding) yields the protein MTAPLTEDEDRNIDFWNGLLDLTGVESKNKPINTILVSYLTTCSEGRNKKFLSSKADLDKSALLLVESDRFKENKGFCISKMLSLLAIDFVDTSLKNYISFILLCEISLNPSSLDTLCEYQGFTVLYNNIYSHFAYLSKYGENSSKTSVEDSDLNEIEYEIMDEFRKVSILEMDLLFEIFKYCKNTITELQLIDDFFVYFLMSTIISDTTEDTFNNTKFKLLLGINEQYIMFGYKYEIENKVFKFLMNTSVSQSFVELLLLKFNRITHDRTLQIMICKIIHLVLTSTPEIAKDFFYLNDLKVLVDVLIRELNNISEDEEAIRNTFLRVLYPLLKFTEIANEQYRKCDLINLLTYLSKSTTLASSSSPCDSTKELSELTAHLAQKCLTDIPWLKEENSDEATSISSDFSVASTFIKNKPHIYRNPEYSVSADSIRTRKRPPPPIPRKNKT from the coding sequence atGACAGCACCATTAACAGAAGACGAAGACCGTAATATTGATTTTTGGAATGGGTTATTAGATCTAACAGGTGTTgaatctaaaaataaacccATAAACACAATACTTGTATCTTATTTAACCACATGTTCAGAAggtagaaataaaaagttcTTAAGTAGCAAGGCTGATCTAGATAAATCTGCTTTATTACTAGTTGAGTCTGATCGTTTCaaggaaaataaaggaTTTTGTATAAGCAAAATGTTGTCTCTTCTAGCAATTGATTTTGTGGATACcagtttgaaaaattacattagctttattcttttatgTGAAATAAGTTTGAATCCATCAAGTTTGGATACACTCTGTGAATATCAGGGCTTTACtgtattatataataatatttatagtCATTTCGCATATCTTTCCAAATATGGTGAAAACAGTTCTAAAACGAGTGTAGAAGACTCAGATTTGAATGAGATCGAATATGAGATTATGGATGAATTCAGAAAAGTCTCCATTTTAGAGATGGatcttttatttgaaatatttaaatactGTAAAAACACAATTACCGAGTTACAATTGattgatgatttttttgtctattttttaatgagCACTATAATATCTGATACTACAGAAGatacttttaataataccaaattTAAACTTTTGTTGGGAATAAACGAACAATATATCATGTTTGGTTATAAATACGagattgaaaataaagttttcaaGTTTTTAATGAATACTTCTGTCTCGCAATCATTTGtggaattattattattgaagtTCAATAGAATAACACACGATAGAACACTACAAATTATGatttgtaaaataatacatttGGTTTTAACATCAACACCAGAAATTGCCAAGgattttttctatttaaatgatttgAAAGTTTTGGTTGATGTTTTAATCAGggaattaaataatatatcagAAGACGAAGAGGCTATACGCAACACATTTTTAAGAGTATTGTATCCCTTATTAAAGTTCACAGAAATAGCTAATGAACAGTATAGGAAATGCGACTTAATAAATCTATTAACCTATTTAAGTAAAAGCACAACTTTAGCTTCTTCGTCATCCCCTTGTGATTCAACAAAAGAACTATCAGAACTTACTGCACACTTGGCTCAAAAATGTTTGACTGATATTCCATGGTTAAAAGAGGAAAATTCAGATGAGGCCACCAGTATTTCATCTGATTTTTCTGTAGCTTCAACATTCATTAAGAATAAACCTCATATTTACAGAAATCCAGAATATTCTGTATCAGCTGACTCTAtaagaacaagaaaaagaccACCACCGCCTATAccaaggaaaaataaaacttaa
- a CDS encoding uncharacterized protein (similar to Saccharomyces cerevisiae YDL144C | protein of unknown function) translates to MFDKLPHCLVIGAGGVGVITAYSLFIAGKCIVSIIARSDYDIVKTKGYNINSCDYGNLEGWKPHHCYKSVEAAAMSGEFFDYIIVTTKNIPDGPTPVSRIIEPVIESNLKLCRTSASYRNKVCNIVLIQNGIYIENEIIELLETMNTSSAKVSLISGVQLIASTKVGSANIIHKNTDHLTLGAFDPNDKTAVAYSKKFIEMYKNEGKNYVELDTDAKYTRWKKLLYNATINTTTALTSLDFSRCVQFGPETTEFGIVKPAMQEVIAIAKSEGVIIDEKLIDFFYDITLNLVYKPSMCVDVQKGQLMELEVILGNPIRVAAKNEVKVPHLNIIYNLLLIIQGKIKESRGLLVFDEKTARVVKK, encoded by the coding sequence ATGTTCGATAAATTACCTCATTGTTTAGTTATTGGGGCAGGTGGCGTTGGTGTCATCACAGCCtattcattatttattgcTGGCAAGTGTATCGTTTCCATTATCGCTAGATCAGATTACGATATTGTCAAAACTAAGGgctataatattaattcgTGTGATTATGGTAATTTAGAAGGTTGGAAACCACATCATTGTTATAAGAGTGTTGAGGCAGCAGCCATGTCTGGTGAATTTTTCgattatattattgttactactaAAAATATCCCAGATGGTCCAACTCCAGTGAGTCGCATTATTGAGCCAGTTATTGAATCAAACTTGAAACTGTGCCGTACATCTGCCAGTTACAGAAATAAAGTGTGTAATATTGTATTGATTCAAAATGGTATTTacattgaaaatgaaattatCGAGCTATTAGAAACCATGAATACTAGCAGTGCTAAGGTTTCATTAATTTCAGGAGTCCAATTGATTGCATCTACCAAGGTTGGTTCTGCCAATATCATTCATAAAAATACCGACCATCTAACTCTAGGTGCTTTTGATCCGAACGATAAAACAGCTGTTGCATATagcaaaaaatttattgaaatgtATAAGAATGAGGGTAAAAATTACGTAGAATTAGACACCGATGCTAAATATACCAgatggaaaaaattattatataatgcCACAATCAATACTACTACAGCTCTTACTTCCTTAGATTTTTCTAGATGTGTTCAATTTGGTCCTGAAACTACTGAATTTGGAATTGTGAAGCCAGCTATGCAAGAAGTTATTGCCATTGCTAAAAGTGAAGGCGttattattgatgaaaaattaattgattttttttatgatatTACATTGAATTTGGTTTATAAACCATCAATGTGTGTAGATGTCCAAAAGGGACAATTGATGGAATTGGAGGTTATTTTAGGCAACCCTATCCGCGTTGCCGCTAAAAATGAAGTCAAAGTACCACATTTGAATATTATATacaatttgttattaataattcaagGTAAAATTAAGGAGTCTAGGGGGTTACTTGtttttgatgaaaaaaCAGCTAGAGTGgttaaaaagtaa
- the COP1 gene encoding coatomer subunit alpha (similar to Saccharomyces cerevisiae YDL145C | COP1 | COat Protein) — MKMLTKFESKSTRAKGITFHASRPWALVALFSSTIQLWDYRMGTLLHRYEDHEGPVRGIDFHPTQPLFVSAGDDSTIKVWSLETHKCLFTLTGHLDYVRTVFFHHELPWIISCSDDQTIRIWNWQNRKEIACLTGHNHFVMCAQFHPTEDLVVSASLDETVRVWDISGLRKKHSAPSTISLEEQLNASQNLLDGGFGDCVVKFILEGHTRGVNWATFHPTLPLIVSGGDDRQIKLWRMSATKAWEVDTCRGHTNNVNSVIFHPYQDLIISVSEDKTIRTWDLNKRTPVKQFRRDNDRFWLIAAHPKVNLFGAAHDSGIMVFKLDRERPPFVNNQNQLIFINKEKQVQIFDYKKKITSLPLVSLKGVDNTWNAFRNICYNPSQHSILINTGENDKFALCVLPRDATGAVEPSNLIFDQGSFATFVARNRFVVYDKASQSIEIRDLNNKKTKNIKVDGVVNDIVTAQPGSVLLLKPKSVVHFDVQQGKIISEVEVNNVKYVSWSQDGQYLALLSKHTITIVDKNMQTITSMHETIRIKSASWDESHVLIYSTLNHIKYCLLNGDNGIIRTLENTLYTTRVQGKYVYALNRSGEVEILTIDPTEYRFKKALVNKNFPEVLKIIKTSNLVGENIIAYLQKAGYPEIALQFVQDPQTRFDLALEDGDLNIALEECSKLNSPDEWAVLGENALLQGNAGLSELVYQNNKEFDKLSFLYLATGDKSKLAKMESIAENRGDASSVILNTIYSNNVTKRSEVFHRFGSLPLAYAVAKSNGIDASSILEEASIDESKIVLPDGISSSKFVKSSTLSEPLTVWPLKKTDLSYFEKVVLGQIENLDLQGNEEQQQQEEESSDVTQEEPLFEDEEPLDIKDTAAGAADDAWDLGDEDLGIDDEDDFADLATNTNKIPDMDMEESETSMDELAKWVQTSKLPAVLAAAGAFDAAAQALNKQAGVYNFEPLTQRFIDVYESSKLYMTATPEELPSVTGYIRKDPENTSVILPSIPGISVINSKVSSGFKLFKANKLEEAIEKFREVIYTVCLLIVDNQEDEEKAFEALKLAREYILGLSIELKRRSLPVTDVKRNLELAAYFAKVNLLPAHRVNALQVAMTQSFKNKNFVQASYFAEEFLKIAPSGPRAEQARKVKNRADSIAHDAHEIEFDPYAKFDICAATYTPIYEGSPSVIDPLTGTKYHPSEKGKIDRISLISKIGAPASGLRIHV, encoded by the coding sequence ATGAAAATGCTTACTAAATTTGAGTCTAAGTCGACAAGGGCTAAGGGGATTACATTCCACGCCTCTAGACCATGGGCTTTAGTTGCTTTGTTTTCTTCTACCATTCAATTATGGGATTATAGAATGGGCACATTATTACACAGATATGAAGATCATGAAGGTCCAGTAAGAGGTATTGATTTCCATCCAACCCAACCATTGTTTGTCTCCGCGGGCGATGATTCTACTATTAAAGTATGGTCTTTGGAAACTCACAAATGTTTATTCACTCTAACAGGCCATTTAGATTATGTCAGGACCGTATTTTTCCATCACGAATTACCATGGATCATCTCTTGTTCTGATGATCAAACTATTAGGATCTGGAATTGGCAAAATCGTAAAGAAATTGCCTGTTTGACTGGCCATAACCACTTTGTTATGTGTGCTCAATTTCATCCAACTGAAGATTTAGTTGTTTCTGCTTCTTTAGATGAAACTGTCAGAGTTTGGGACATTAGCGGCttgagaaaaaaacattcaGCTCCCAGCACCATTAGTTTAGAGGAACAATTGAATGCTTCCCAAAATTTACTAGATGGTGGATTCGGCGACTGCGTTgtcaaatttattttggaGGGCCATACAAGAGGTGTTAATTGGGCTACTTTTCATCCAACGTTACCATTAATCGTTTCCGGTGGTGACGATCGCCAGATTAAGTTATGGAGAATGAGTGCTACTAAAGCTTGGGAGGTTGACACTTGTAGAGGCCATACCAACAATGTCAATTCCGTTATATTTCATCCATATCAGGATTTGATTATATCTGTAAGCGAAGATAAAACGATTAGGACTTGGGATCTAAACAAACGTACCCCAGTTAAACAATTCAGGAGGGATAACGATAGATTTTGGTTGATTGCTGCCCATCCTAAAGTTAATTTGTTTGGTGCTGCCCATGATTCTGGTATCATGGTTTTTAAATTGGATAGAGAGAGACCACCCTTTGTCAACAACCAAAACCAActaattttcattaataaggaaaaacaaGTCCAAATCTTCGattacaaaaagaaaattactTCTCTACCACTAGTTTCCTTGAAGGGAGTGGACAATACGTGGAATGCTTTTAGAAATATTTGCTATAATCCATCTCAACACTCTATTTTGATTAACACCGGTGAAAATGACAAATTTGCCTTATGTGTATTGCCACGCGATGCTACAGGTGCAGTTGAACCAAGCAACTTGATTTTCGACCAAGGTTCATTTGCTACGTTTGTTGCCCGTAATAGATTTGTTGTATATGACAAGGCTTCTCAATCGATTGAAATTCGTGACttgaacaacaaaaaaaccaaaaacatCAAAGTGGATGGCGTTGTCAATGACATTGTTACTGCTCAGCCAGGttctgttttattattaaaacctAAAAGCGTTGTTCATTTTGATGTCCAACAGggtaaaattatttctGAAGTGGAAGTTAATAACGTCAAATATGTTTCTTGGTCCCAAGATGGCCAGTATTTAGCTCTTTTAAGCAAACATACAATTACAATCGTCGACAAAAATATGCAGACTATTACGTCAATGCATGAAACCATTAGGATTAAAAGTGCTTCTTGGGATGAATCTcatgttttaatttactCCACTTTGAATCATATTAAATACTGTTTATTAAATGGAGATAATGGTATTATCAGAACTCTGGAAAATACACTATATACTACCCGAGTACAAGGTAAATATGTTTATGCTTTGAACCGCAGTGGGGAAGTGGAAATTTTAACCATTGACCCAACCGAATATCGTTTCAAGAAAGCATTGGTCAACAAGAACTTCCCAGaggttttaaaaattatcaagACATCTAACTTGGTTGGcgaaaatattattgcttACTTACAAAAGGCTGGTTACCCAGAGATTGCTTTACAATTTGTTCAAGACCCTCAAACAAGATTTGACTTGGCTTTAGAAGACGGTGATTTGAATATTGCCTTGGAGGAATGTTCTAAATTAAATTCTCCAGATGAATGGGCTGTATTGGGCGAAAATGCCTTGCTGCAAGGTAATGCTGGATTATCTGAATTAGTTTACCAAAATAACAAGgaatttgataaattatCTTTTCTATATTTGGCAACAGGTGACAAATCTAAGTTAGCCAAAATGGAGTCCATCGCTGAAAATCGTGGTGATGCATCGAGTGTGATTTTAAACACTATTTACAGCAATAATGTCACAAAGAGATCAGAAGTCTTTCACCGCTTTGGTTCTTTGCCATTGGCCTACGCTGTTGCCAAGTCTAATGGTATTGATGCCTCCTCTATTTTAGAAGAGGCTTCCATCGATGAATCCAAGATTGTTTTGCCAGATGGTATTTCTAGTTCTAAATTTGTAAAATCATCAACCTTATCGGAACCTTTGACCGTTTGGCCATTGAAAAAGACTGATTTATcctattttgaaaaagtgGTTTTAGGTCAAATTGAAAACTTAGATTTACAAGGCAATGAGgagcagcagcaacaagaagaagaaagtaGTGATGTTACCCAGGAGGAACCTTTgtttgaagatgaagagCCTTTAGACATTAAAGATACCGCTGCCGGTGCAGCAGATGATGCTTGGGACTTGGGTGATGAAGATCTAGGTATCGACGACGAAGATGACTTTGCTGATTTGGCAACCAACACCAATAAAATACCTGATATGGATATGGAGGAAAGCGAGACCTCTATGGATGAATTAGCAAAATGGGTACAAACTTCTAAATTGCCGGCTGTTCTTGCCGCTGCTGGCGCGTTTGACGCAGCTGCTCAAgctttaaataaacaagcTGGTGTATACAATTTTGAACCTTTGACACAGCGTTTTATCGATGTTTATGAATCATCTAAACTTTACATGACCGCCACGCCGGAAGAATTGCCCTCTGTAACAGGTTACATTCGTAAGGATCCAGAAAACACATCAGTTATTTTGCCTTCGATCCCAGGCATTTCAGTTATTAATTCTAAAGTTTCTTCTGGGTTCAAATTGTTTAAAGCTAACAAATTGGAGGAAGCTATAGAGAAATTCCGTGAAGTGATATACACAGTTTGCTTATTGATTGTAGATAACCAGGAGGACGAAGAAAAAGCGTTTGAGGCTTTAAAACTAGCAAGAGAATATATTTTAGGTCTATCTATTGAATTGAAACGTCGTTCTCTACCAGTTACTGACGTTAAGCGTAATTTGGAATTAGCTGCCTATTTTGCCAAAGTTAACTTATTACCTGCTCATAGAGTTAATGCTTTGCAAGTTGCAATGACCCAATCGtttaaaaacaagaatTTTGTTCAAGCTTCGTATTTTGCTGAAGAATTCTTGAAAATTGCTCCATCCGGCCCTCGTGCTGAGCAAGCTCGTAAAGTAAAGAATAGAGCCGATAGTATTGCACATGATGCACATGAAATAGAGTTTGACCCATATGCtaaatttgatatttgTGCAGCTACGTATACTCCAATTTATGAAGGTTCTCCGAGCGTGATTGACCCATTAACTGGAACTAAATATCATCCATCCGAAAAGGGTAAGATTGATAgaatttcattaatttcaaaaatcgGTGCACCAGCCTCTGGTTTAAGAATTCATgtttag
- the TUB4 gene encoding gamma-tubulin (similar to Saccharomyces cerevisiae YLR212C | TUB4 | TUBulin), translated as MTGEIVTLQVGQCGNQLGKQFWSQLIKEHGMNKDGTSALNNDDKNFIRIDEPNIFFRQIESNRYTPRSILLDMEPSSVNDVRNTLPGLFDDKNVWLSKDSMGAGNVWANGYDHGLNYQDDIINIIDKELDSADNFEGFQLLHSVAGGTGSGLGSELLETLSDRYHKKLITTYSVFPSTESDVVVQPYNTVLTLRRLVENSDAAIVFDNNALIELSTRIFRNPNTSFSEANQLISTVMSSLTNSIRFPGYMYNSMSNIFTTMVPSPNLHFLVPSYTPFTTDFIPEAKNFKRKTAYDVILDLFDQNNSMCCRSNVELATPSYIAIWDCLQGTIDQTDCMRAILKAQKRIKFVPWSTPAINLNIGKKSPYNTTPNSSHASGLMIANSTSIKTVLENSCRNFDVLFRRNAFITKFENGRLFQNSFEEFRASREVVQNVIEEYVSVEHETYIDDILLEDEEMIMVGDHEIPNET; from the coding sequence ATGACTGGCGAAATTGTAACACTACAAGTAGGTCAATGTGGTAACCAATTGGGCAAACAATTTTGGTCCCAATTAATCAAAGAGCATGGCATGAATAAAGATGGAACTAGTGCATTAAACAATGATGACAAGAATTTCATTAGGATTGATGAAccaaacattttttttagacaAATTGAATCTAATAGATATACTCCTAGATCTATATTATTGGATATGGAACCTAGTTCAGTAAATGATGTACGAAACACTTTACCAGGGTTAtttgatgataaaaatgtcTGGTTATCCAAGGACAGTATGGGGGCAGGAAATGTTTGGGCAAATGGTTACGATCATGGCCTAAATTATCAAGatgatataataaatattatagatAAAGAACTTGATTCAGCAGATAACTTTGAAGGTTTTCAACTACTCCATTCTGTAGCTGGTGGTACTGGTTCAGGGTTAGGTTCAGAGCTACTTGAGACTTTAAGCGATAGGTATCATAAGAAATTAATCACCACTTATTCAGTTTTCCCCAGCACCGAGTCGGATGTTGTTGTTCAGCCTTACAATACAGTTTTAACTTTAAGAAGATTAGTGGAAAATAGTGATGCAGCGATAGTGTTTGACAATAATGCTTTGATAGAGTTGTCCACGAGAATTTTCCGCAATCCAAACACAAGTTTTAGCGAAGCGAACCAACTAATTTCAACTGTCATGTCCTCGCTTACGAACAGTATACGATTCCCAGGTTATATGTATAATTCGATGAGCAATATATTCACTACCATGGTTCCTTCTCCAAACTTACATTTTTTGGTTCCGAGTTACACACCTTTCACAACAGATTTTATACCTGAAgccaaaaattttaaaagaaaaacagcATATGATGTTATTTTGGATTTATTTGATCAAAATAACAGTATGTGCTGTAGATCTAACGTTGAATTAGCAACCCCATCATATATAGCCATATGGGATTGTTTGCAAGGCACGATTGATCAAACTGATTGTATGAGAGCCATACTTAAAGCTCAGAAAAGAATAAAGTTTGTTCCATGGTCTACGCCAGCAATTAATCTTAATATCGGCAAGAAATCGCCCTACAACACTACGCCCAATTCAAGCCATGCGTCTGGTTTAATGATAGCTAATAGCACTTCTATTAAGACtgttttggaaaattcGTGCAGGAATTTTGACGTTCTATTTAGAAGAAATGCATTCATtacaaaatttgaaaacgGTAGgttatttcaaaatagcTTTGAAGAGTTTAGAGCGTCAAGGGAAGTTGTTCAAAATGTGATTGAAGAATATGTTTCAGTAGAGCACGAAACATACATTGATGACATTTTATTAGAAGATGAGGAAATGATCATGGTTGGCGATCATGAAATACCAAATGAAACATGA